Proteins co-encoded in one Dryobates pubescens isolate bDryPub1 chromosome 4, bDryPub1.pri, whole genome shotgun sequence genomic window:
- the FKBP14 gene encoding peptidyl-prolyl cis-trans isomerase FKBP14 has product MAAALRAALLGAVLGCAAAALIPAADVKVEVLQKPFLCHRKTKWGDMMLVHYEGYLERDGSMFHSTHKHNNGQPMWFTLGIREAIKGWDRGLKDMCVGEKRKLTIPPALAYGKEGKGKIPPESTLIFNIDLLEIRNGPRSHESFQEMDLNDDWRLSKQEVKIYLKKEFEKHGAVVNDTQHDALVEDIFDKEDEDSDGFISAREFTYKHDEL; this is encoded by the exons ATGGCGGCGGCGCTGCGGGCCGCCCTGCTGGGCGCGGTGCTGGGCTGCGCGGCCGCGGCGTTGATCCCCGCGGCCGACGTGAaggtggaggtgctgcagaagcCGTTCCTGTGCCACAGGAAGACCAAGTGGGGGGACATGATGCTGGTTCATTACGAGGGCTACTTGGAGAGGGACGGCTCCATGTTCCACTCCAC TCACAAGCATAACAATGGTCAACCTATGTGGTTTACCCTTGGCATAAGGGAAGCTATCAAAGGCTGGGACAGAGGTTTGAAGGACATGTGTGTGGGAGAGAAGCGGAAGCTAACTATTCCACCAGCCCTTGCTTatggaaaagaagggaaag GAAAAATTCCACCTGAGAGCACACTGATTTTCAACATTGACCTTCTAGAAATCAGGAATGGACCAAGGTCTCACGAGTCCTTTCAAGAGATGGATCTTAACGATGACTGGAGACTGTCCAAGCAAGAG GTAAAAATTTACTTGAAGAAAGAATTTGAAAAGCACGGAGCAGTGGTAAATGACACCCAGCACGATGCTTTGGTTGAAGACATATTCGACAAAGAAGATGAAGACAGTGATGGGTTTATATCTGCAAGGGAATTTACATACAAGCATGATGAGCTGTAG